In the genome of Terribacillus sp. FSL K6-0262, one region contains:
- a CDS encoding immunoglobulin-like domain-containing protein, which translates to MKRFILLFLLLVLFGCARELEPSRYGNGISGTNPSISLEIKDSTIAAPIEIPYVVMNESDLTLAEGRDFVIEKYDDAQQKWFQVPFKRDSAVQSDGWIIEPGTNSEGSIETDLLDHRFTEGDYRLIKELSSDGKGIVVYDEFTVGN; encoded by the coding sequence GTGAAGCGATTCATTTTGCTGTTCTTGCTGTTGGTTTTGTTCGGATGCGCAAGAGAGCTGGAACCGAGTCGATATGGAAATGGCATAAGCGGAACGAATCCGTCCATATCACTTGAGATAAAAGACAGCACCATTGCTGCTCCTATTGAAATACCTTACGTAGTTATGAATGAAAGTGATTTAACCTTGGCGGAGGGACGGGATTTTGTGATAGAAAAATATGATGACGCACAACAAAAATGGTTTCAAGTTCCTTTTAAAAGGGATAGTGCAGTCCAATCGGATGGCTGGATCATTGAGCCCGGTACCAATAGCGAAGGATCCATTGAAACGGACCTCCTTGATCACAGATTCACCGAGGGTGATTACCGGCTGATAAAGGAGCTTTCATCAGATGGGAAGGGAATAGTTGTATATGATGAATTCACCGTCGGGAATTAA